The following DNA comes from Hordeum vulgare subsp. vulgare chromosome 3H, MorexV3_pseudomolecules_assembly, whole genome shotgun sequence.
ATCTTGATCTTTTTGTGCCTAGCTTTTTTTTATGGAGCTCCCAAGCATGTGTATCTCATATCACAATATCACATCATGTGCTTCCGTGTAATTTCAAGCAAAATGAGCACCATGTCACATAATTCCTTGTCCAATCGGAACAATCTTGCATGCTCAAGGGATGCATACTCACCATGTCACATAATTCCTTGTCCGATCGGAACAATCTTGCATGCTCAAGGGATGCATACTTGTTAGATGGTAGAGATATCAACTTGCAGATCAAAGCCTGGTTAAGTGTGAGAACTTAGGAAGGCTTAGTTAAATTACTTGTTTATACTCGGAGTTACAAGGCTGAAACTACTTGTTTGTACCACTTAGCTAGTACCAAGTTATTGTTACCTGAGGTAATTCCCCTTTGAAATAGCAAAGAGGAAATATCAAAATCTTTTAATAGTTTCTCTCCTTTGAGGATTGTGTGATATTCGGTACTGCTTGTTAAACGAGACCATATTGTTTGGGAGCAACTTGTCTAGAATCTGGCTCTCAGGTGGATATGTGCTATCTAAGGCCATCTCCATCGCGAGGCGGTAGGAAATATTTCCCAGACGATTGGCAGTTGCGGCGTTGATTCGTGGCATCGGCAAAAAACAAGAAGGTGAGCACTAGGCGTTTTTCCTCCACGAGCTGAGACGAAGCGCTATTTCCAATCCAAGTATTTAGCGTCGGCGTTAGCGCCTAGCGCTGGAATAGATGGCGCTTagtgttttttaatttttttggtatatttCTTCTGTTTAAGCGCCTAGATAAGTCCCCCACCCTGTATTTATTTTTGGTATTTATTATTACCTGAGGTAATTCTCTTTTCAAATAGCAAAGAGAAAATGTCGAAATCTTTTAGTAGTTTCTCTCTCTGAGAACTGTGTGATGTTTGGTACTGCTAGTTAAATGAGGCTGTATTGTTAGGGAGCAACTTGTCTAAAATCTGGCCGTCAGGTGTATATGTCTTATCTAAGCTAGCCGAATGACACATCCCAAAAGTTATCAAAACATACAATATAAATTGACGACATTGATCCAAGATGCACCTATTATGTCATGACATTTAAAATCAGAAGTCGATCTACACATTGAGTGAAAAAAAACTCCCGATGCAATCAATAGTAGCTGAACAATAGGAACCAAATCCTCTGCAAACCGTAAGGCCTCCTGTTTTTCTCGCCTCTCGGCTCCACAGTTAGTTCCCCTAGGTCGGCACTCTCCTTTAGAAAAGAATTACTAGTTAGGTACCATTCATGGCGAATTTTGTCAGTTTCGGTTTTTCAATGTGTGGGCCGATTTTGATATGAAAATTTGTCACATTATCCACCCGGCTGCATTGTATGGAATGCACCTTCCGATTTTATACTAGTTGCTCCGTACTGTTGCAGTGTCACCTTCATGTTAAATTCTGGTTGTTTTTCCCTGTGATCATGAGAAGTTGCGACATCACAATGTAGCTGGACTCTTCAAAAATTGGGTGCTAACAGAAATAATCATATTAGTCATGATCAGTTTGTTTCATAAAGAAGAAGCTTCGACTGATCTTTGTTTGAATGTATTTTAGCTGTTCCTATCCAACGAAACCTTTTTTCTTGCCTCGTGTTTTCCTTCAGGCAAGTCATCGCAAAGTATATTTCTGTCTTATAAGATGTATTGTCTTGTTCAAATTTGTCTAAATCCCCCTCTTTTTGTCGAAATGCAGAAAGTGAAGAAATTTTCGTTGGCTGAAGCAGGCTCCACCGGCGCCACGGAAGCTCCAAAAGGCAAATAGAAGCCTGTGATGTTTCAGTGCCACTTACATAACATGTTCTAGGCCATACCGGTTTAGTGTTGGATCTGTCGTTTGAAGGTTCATTCCAGATTTAGATTTCTAAACCCTGCCCCCCTCCCCCCAACAATAAAATCCAATATGTTTTATTGTCCAGTTGTCGACTGGAGATTATATGTAATTTTTGCATTTGAGCAGACAAGGATGAATGTAGTATCGCCAGATTTGCTGCTGCCGTCCGTATCCAGTTTCATGATTGCAGGTGTCCGAAATAGTCGCATGAACCGTTGCCATCTCTTCACAGATTTATGCCTGTATTGTTCAGCATCAAATCGTCGACAAAAGGGCAACTTGATGATTTACAAGCTGATTTTTGGCCTGTTTGGTATCTGATCGAAGGACTGTCTGACATGTGCAATTCGATGCGTTCATGGAGATAGCTTGGACTGCGATGCTGATGTTTCTTGTCTTAGCTTACCTTTGTCTCCCTGGCAAGTATATTCATTCAGCCCCGGGTGTGAAGCAAAAACCATGTTGTCCCTGGGTTTATGTGATCCACACAACTCAAAAAGCACAGGCAGGAATGTGAAAGAACATGAGGTGTCGACGTTAGTGCACCAAACGACGTTTGATTACACCAAATGAGAATCGCACTACTGTCCACTTATTTCAATCCGTATATAGCTCATTTTATAAAATATAGATACAATATACCATTTTATAAAAGATAGATACAATATACTAGAAAAGGAGGGACTACAGTCTACAACAGAGGAAGTTTGACAAGGCTCGACGTCCATGCAGTAGTTGCACTTGCACAGGGGAACATGCTGCTGTCTTGAGAGCAAGCGCCATCCTTCTCACAACAACGACGCAAGTCGGCAGCTCACGCGTCAGCACACACGTAGCTGCAAGCGGGCCACGTGTGCACGGCGCAGCAGCGGTGGTGGCTTCTTCATCTCTCTCGGGAGTTGTACGCTTCGAAAACGAGCCGTGTCGACGCGAACGAGCGTCCACCAGACCACCACCTCTCCAGAATTCCTCCACGCCGCCGCGATTTGTGGTCGGCCCCTTAACTAGCGGCAACGATACACGCAGAATCAatccctccgcctcctccccttCTCCTTCCTCGCCATGGCCACCGCGGAGCGAGCCCCGGAGCAgctcgctccgccgccgccgccgccgcccgagcgcGCCATGGGGTTCGCGGAGCGGGCCGTCGCGGCGGCCGGCGCCGCCGTCGTCTCCGCCGTCCTCGTCAACCCCCTCGACGTCGCCAAGGTATGCGCCGCGCCATTCACAAGCGTCACTACCAATTGGCCAATCGCCATGCCCCGGCCTCTATCTCCGCCAGAACGAAACGAATCCTCCTCCGCGGGCGCTGGTCCCGCCATTTTCCAGCGTTTCCTGAGGCTTCTAGCAGTCTAGGTGAACAGGGGGCAACGCGTGCTCTTTGCTTCTGAAAAAATTGCAACTAGAGAGTAGAGAGTTTGTCGGCATGATCGCTGTATTGCTGCCAGGCGAATTGGCCGGAACTTGTGACAAAATGTACATATAGACTTGGACCGAATGTGTTGTTGATTCAATTTCAAACCCTGTTTTGTCTTGCAGACGAGACTACAGGCACAAGCCGCTGGAGTCGTCTACAATCCGGTAAGCTTACCACTTCTGTCCCATACAGAGCGCTTTCACAATTGAATGTTCCTACAAATTCTCTGGTCAACTCAACCAGGAATGAACTAAAAGTTCACATTAACTCAGAAACAGAGAAGAGTCAAAGCCGTCAGTTAGACCATTTCTGTATATTGTTAGATTTATGGACTTCgtgcttgatttttttttccttttggatTATGCGCCCCCATTCTATTTTCGAAAAAAATAGATTAATATCTATGCATACATACTTTTTTGCAGTAGATAAACCATCTGTAGCACTCAATTCTGGTAATAGTTACATACTGGCAAGCAGATATGCTTCTGTCAGGGTGATTTGTGGTTTTATCCCTTGATTCCTTTCTCTTCTTAAAAAGTGTGCGTGTTATTTATTTTTTGCTAATTGCTTACACAACAGTATTGCTAGCTTGTTTATCTGTTTTCCTCTGAAATACATTGCTCAGATATGGTCAGATTTTAGGTGCTATCCATGGTGTAACCCTGGTGGACTGAAATTAAGTGGTTTAGGGCCATCCTGCAGTCCTGAATGCTTTCAGTACAGAGGAACAATGGACGTGTTCTCTAAGATCAGTAGACAGGTAAATGCGCTTATTGAGCATTCTTCTTCATTGCGCTTTCCTGTTTTGGGTAGATCATATTCAGTAACGATTTATGTGCCCCTGCAGGAAGGAATTTTTAGACTATGGAGAGGCACTGGTGCAAGCTTAGCCTTAGCTGTACCAACGGTAATATCCTTTCAGTTGACCATGGCTAGTATTCTGTTTGTACTAATTGCCCCTCCCAAAATTCGTGTCTTAATTTTGTCTAGATATGATGTGTctaaacatgactagatacattcatatctagacaaatttaaggcaagaattttgggacggagggagtaccttaaTATTCCATGGAGCTTTCCTTGCCTTACACTTGATTTCCTCTATAAAATTCTTCTTCCCATTATTTATCATCAAGTATCATTTCTCTGTTGTAAAAGTTGTGTTCTATACCTTCATGACGAATGATTTTCTAGGGTTCTTATAATCAGGACAACTTCACTGTCCTCCTGTGGAGTCCAACAAGATTTTTTTTTATAAAGCCTAAGGGaacaaaaataggaaaataactatgGTCTAATTCATTTCGATGAAAAAGCATGTGGATCTCACACATAGATTGCTCTTTAACAGTAAGTTGGATGGAATGGCCTTATAGTGTCAAAAAAAAGTTTGATCACACCTGTAGGCTGTAGCAGTAATAATCTGTCTTACAATGTGAGGTGTTTATAAAAATACAAGTAGGAACAGTGTTTGTGGTGAGAATATATTAATGCTTGTTTGAGGTTTGGTCTCTCTGAGACAATCTTCGTACAGACTGACGACTGTTACTGATTTAGGATATTATGTATTTTCTGTGCCCTCTTGGATCTGTATTCAATTTGGATTAACATCATGGAATGTTAGAATTATACATTCTGATGTACTTTACATTTGTATCTCACTAGAAATCTATGCTGTTTTTTTCAGGTTGGGATATATCTGCCTTCTTATGACCTGTTGCGCAATTGGATTGAGGAATATTCAGATCACAGTTATCCCAAACTTAGGCCATATGCCCCTCTCATTGCTGGATCTATTGCACGATCATTGGCATGTATAACTTGTTCCCCTATTGAGTTGGCAAGAACACGTATGCAGGTCAGGATATCGGATCCTTGCTTTTTTACAGTTTCCATTATTAGAGAAGATAACACATGTACTAGGGGGTGAAAGGGGGGCCTGATACGTAATTTCTCTCTAACTCTTGTCAGCAAATTGTATACAGTAGTACTTTCCGATACATTGCCAAAGCCTTTAGATAAGTGATGCTTTTAGATAAGTAAAAGTAAAAAAGATTTACTAGCTTGTGATTCAACAGAAATTGCAAGTGGCATGGTTGAAACAGTTGAAAAAGAAACCAAAACTTATTCTGGACGCAACTTTATTCTCTATGCTATTATTTAGATATAAATATAATTATGTATTTTCTAATTACACATATAGGCCTTCATGCAATCAAGTGGTGGGGCGAAACCCCCTGGAATGTGGAAGACTATGCTAGGCGTACTTTCATCGAGGCAAAGCATCAGCCACCCTGAAAATTGTATGTCTACTATACTGTCTGTTGGCCTGTAACTAATGAATCAGTCAAATCATTGCATGACTTCAGCACAACAATTGTCCATACCAGCTACATTATTCTCAAAAATTTGTAGAAACGAACCAATAATTGTAGCTTTATATTCTCATTTGTTTTGATTAAGCTATACTTTTGACGGTGCAAACAGCTCGGGGATACCATCTTCTATGGACAGGTATGGGAGCACAACTTGCACGTGATGTCCCCTTTTCAGCTATATGTTGGACGGTTCTTGAACCAGTAAGCTACTCTACCGAGCTTTAT
Coding sequences within:
- the LOC123443212 gene encoding mitochondrial carrier protein MTM1-like isoform X1, whose protein sequence is MATAERAPEQLAPPPPPPPERAMGFAERAVAAAGAAVVSAVLVNPLDVAKTRLQAQAAGVVYNPIWSDFRCYPWCNPGGLKLSGLGPSCSPECFQYRGTMDVFSKISRQEGIFRLWRGTGASLALAVPTVGIYLPSYDLLRNWIEEYSDHSYPKLRPYAPLIAGSIARSLACITCSPIELARTRMQAFMQSSGGAKPPGMWKTMLGVLSSRQSISHPENSRGYHLLWTGMGAQLARDVPFSAICWTVLEPTRRHLLGLLVGEESNAAVILGANFSAGFIAGVISSGATCPLDVAKTRRQIEKDPARVLNMNTRRILLEVWRNEGINGLFRGAGPRMARAGPSVGIVVSSYEVVKHIMHRKHAEL
- the LOC123443212 gene encoding mitochondrial carrier protein MTM1-like isoform X2, whose protein sequence is MATAERAPEQLAPPPPPPPERAMGFAERAVAAAGAAVVSAVLVNPLDVAKTRLQAQAAGVVYNPIWSDFRCYPWCNPGGLKLSGLGPSCSPECFQYRGTMDVFSKISRQEGIFRLWRGTGASLALAVPTVGIYLPSYDLLRNWIEEYSDHSYPKLRPYAPLIAGSIARSLACITCSPIELARTRMQAFMQSSGGAKPPGMWKTMLGVLSSRQSISHPENCMGAQLARDVPFSAICWTVLEPTRRHLLGLLVGEESNAAVILGANFSAGFIAGVISSGATCPLDVAKTRRQIEKDPARVLNMNTRRILLEVWRNEGINGLFRGAGPRMARAGPSVGIVVSSYEVVKHIMHRKHAEL